The proteins below come from a single Brevinematia bacterium genomic window:
- a CDS encoding SufD family Fe-S cluster assembly protein gives MNYTELPLKSERLTRTFRKAKNEIESLAELKLPVTNKNNPEKIDFSNKLSVSNGVYHNKIEFEILHTPLIHIEIEVSKTPKVSVSIGEKFVKNGFFVKDLYLSLLGEDRFTYDNFLKTLSPAESIFISCGVSFLKGGIIVHLPEKTTDVELRIRKNFKENISGSFYTMLYIPRDTSVKICEEVYSDGKEKGFSFELVELIAETNSKVWYNILQKLDRKSEYLITRKISTYGNNNIEFNNVLLGAEYHRGEDRISIEGRNVELKYTGIYFVNDSQRYDILVNTRHCESEQGADVIVKGVLDDFAKVYFNGVLKVDEKLGKINSFLGGHALHLSANCKSESIPSLEIDSFDVKAGHSASVTQLDNEKLFYIMSRGLSEDEAKKVIVQGFIDGAIGRISDEEFRKKIEHGLREKGLKILEAVSEI, from the coding sequence ATGAACTATACCGAACTCCCTTTAAAAAGCGAAAGATTAACCAGAACCTTTAGAAAAGCAAAGAATGAAATAGAATCTCTAGCAGAGCTAAAGCTCCCAGTTACCAACAAAAATAATCCAGAAAAGATTGACTTTTCTAACAAACTTTCAGTCTCCAACGGTGTCTATCACAATAAAATAGAATTTGAGATTCTCCATACACCCCTAATACATATAGAGATAGAAGTATCAAAAACCCCCAAGGTATCAGTAAGTATTGGTGAAAAATTCGTGAAAAACGGATTTTTCGTAAAGGACCTTTACCTAAGCTTGCTTGGTGAGGACAGATTTACTTATGACAACTTTCTCAAAACTCTTTCACCCGCAGAATCTATTTTCATCTCCTGTGGTGTATCATTCCTTAAAGGAGGAATAATAGTCCATCTTCCAGAAAAAACCACCGATGTAGAGCTTAGAATAAGAAAAAACTTCAAAGAGAACATATCCGGCTCTTTCTATACTATGCTATATATACCAAGAGACACTAGCGTAAAGATCTGTGAGGAAGTATACTCTGATGGGAAGGAAAAGGGGTTTTCCTTTGAACTAGTTGAATTGATTGCGGAAACAAACTCTAAAGTTTGGTATAACATACTCCAAAAGCTTGATAGAAAAAGTGAATATCTCATCACAAGAAAGATCTCTACCTATGGTAATAACAACATTGAATTCAACAATGTGCTTTTAGGAGCAGAATATCACAGAGGTGAGGATAGGATATCCATAGAAGGTAGAAACGTTGAACTTAAATACACAGGAATATACTTTGTAAATGATTCTCAAAGGTATGATATCTTAGTCAACACAAGACACTGTGAAAGTGAGCAAGGTGCAGATGTTATTGTTAAGGGTGTTTTAGATGACTTCGCAAAGGTATATTTCAACGGAGTTTTGAAGGTAGATGAAAAGCTTGGAAAGATAAACTCCTTCCTAGGTGGACATGCCCTACACCTTTCAGCAAACTGTAAGTCTGAAAGTATTCCATCGCTAGAGATTGACTCTTTTGATGTCAAAGCAGGACACTCCGCATCCGTTACCCAACTAGACAATGAAAAGCTTTTCTACATAATGTCCAGAGGACTCTCAGAGGATGAAGCTAAGAAAGTCATAGTCCAAGGATTCATTGACGGAGCTATTGGCAGGATAAGCGATGAAGAATTTAGAAAAAAGATAGAACATGGATTGAGAGAAAAAGGCCTAAAGATCTTAGAAGCTGTTTCCGAAATTTAG
- a CDS encoding SufD family Fe-S cluster assembly protein, with translation LGGGKTIYRGTVKILKGAINSKTHTSCNALILDELSKSDTIPYIEVNEDKVSVGHEATAGKISEDQIFYLMSRGLNEYEALSTIVNGFIEPFAKALPLEYAVELNRLIELELEEAVDVGVRKVKY, from the coding sequence CTAGGAGGTGGAAAAACAATATACAGAGGAACCGTCAAGATACTAAAAGGAGCAATTAACTCAAAAACTCACACATCCTGTAATGCCCTAATTCTTGATGAACTATCAAAATCAGACACAATACCGTACATTGAAGTAAACGAAGACAAGGTTTCCGTAGGACATGAAGCAACTGCGGGTAAGATAAGCGAGGATCAGATATTCTATCTAATGAGCAGAGGACTAAACGAGTATGAAGCTTTATCTACAATAGTCAACGGATTCATAGAACCTTTCGCAAAAGCACTTCCACTAGAGTATGCTGTTGAGCTAAACAGACTCATTGAACTAGAACTTGAGGAGGCTGTTGATGTTGGTGTCAGAAAAGTTAAATACTAA
- a CDS encoding glycosyltransferase family 2 protein: MKLSVIMPVFNGERFIVENTERVEELVKSYILKDLIDDYEILVVDDGSSDRTLELLRERFGDSEKVIIVENKFNQGKGFALKNGFFNSSGDVIVMIDSDLDIPPEQIENLLQEFKNGYDVVITSKFEKGSQLRYPIFRKFVSFAFYLLAKILFGLPFKDTQTGLKLFRREVLEVCLSRMVVKRFAFDLELLLVAYRYNFSIKSIPVRINYRSSGFIKPGVLVMSLVDTLAIFYRLKILQFYDRPVFVSRDNLYRFYFIKDRETLEGINCGDSRVDRLGNNDFVVIRRYSINKRLDINILSSLITSYRVEVINGASLAIESDLLSYIKGVVLCSHFLQPLFNLRYKVVTPKILPIPVSNFLCVSGKVLKYLVKENVDFGDEKDVILKLSKKYHSVLFVSDWNCIEQFKDERLFSEFFRRLGILVSTGNIGQLFAVGSFMFLLWTSVVLSVTIPNFWIGIPFVAFFSFYFAVKMLISGFKVFLGFPVFVLFSLIISFVGLLSPLLALVSRQR; encoded by the coding sequence ATGAAGCTATCGGTGATAATGCCTGTATTTAATGGTGAGAGGTTCATTGTTGAGAATACTGAGAGGGTTGAGGAATTAGTTAAGTCGTATATTTTGAAAGATCTTATAGATGACTATGAAATTTTAGTAGTTGACGATGGATCAAGTGATAGAACATTAGAACTGCTGAGAGAACGTTTTGGCGATTCTGAGAAAGTTATAATAGTTGAGAATAAGTTTAACCAAGGCAAGGGTTTTGCCCTTAAGAATGGCTTTTTTAACTCTTCAGGAGATGTTATTGTTATGATAGATTCCGATCTTGATATTCCGCCGGAGCAGATAGAAAACTTGTTACAAGAGTTTAAAAATGGTTATGACGTTGTGATAACATCAAAGTTTGAGAAGGGGTCTCAACTTAGGTATCCGATTTTCAGAAAATTTGTCAGTTTTGCCTTCTATCTTTTAGCTAAGATACTCTTTGGATTACCCTTTAAGGATACTCAGACAGGGTTAAAGCTTTTTCGGCGAGAAGTTTTGGAAGTTTGCTTAAGTAGAATGGTAGTAAAAAGGTTTGCTTTTGACCTAGAGCTTTTACTCGTTGCGTATAGGTATAACTTCTCAATAAAATCCATTCCTGTGAGGATAAATTACCGCAGTTCGGGGTTTATAAAGCCCGGAGTCTTGGTTATGAGCTTGGTGGATACCCTTGCTATATTCTATAGACTGAAGATTCTCCAGTTTTATGACCGTCCGGTGTTTGTATCTAGGGATAATCTATATAGGTTCTATTTCATAAAAGATAGGGAGACACTAGAGGGAATAAACTGTGGTGATAGCAGAGTTGATAGACTGGGAAACAATGACTTTGTTGTTATCAGAAGGTATAGTATAAACAAAAGGTTGGATATTAACATTTTATCATCACTGATAACATCTTACAGGGTTGAGGTTATAAATGGTGCTTCTTTGGCAATAGAAAGTGATTTGCTAAGCTATATAAAGGGTGTTGTTTTGTGTTCGCATTTCCTTCAACCTCTCTTTAACCTTAGATATAAGGTAGTAACCCCCAAGATTCTCCCTATACCTGTTTCTAATTTTCTGTGTGTTAGTGGTAAGGTTTTGAAATACCTTGTTAAGGAGAATGTAGACTTTGGTGATGAAAAAGATGTAATACTTAAGTTGTCAAAGAAGTATCACTCCGTCCTTTTTGTCTCAGATTGGAACTGTATTGAGCAGTTTAAAGATGAGAGATTGTTTTCCGAGTTTTTCAGAAGGCTTGGTATTTTAGTTTCTACTGGTAATATTGGGCAACTTTTTGCGGTTGGTAGCTTTATGTTTTTGCTATGGACCAGCGTGGTTCTTTCTGTAACGATTCCCAACTTCTGGATTGGTATACCGTTTGTTGCTTTTTTTTCCTTCTACTTTGCTGTAAAGATGCTTATCTCGGGATTTAAAGTTTTTTTGGGATTTCCGGTTTTTGTTCTTTTCTCGTTGATAATATCCTTTGTTGGACTACTATCTCCACTCTTAGCCTTAGTTTCTAGACAGAGGTAG